A window from Candidatus Margulisiibacteriota bacterium encodes these proteins:
- the trpS gene encoding tryptophan--tRNA ligase, whose protein sequence is MKKRLLSGIQSTGKIHLGNYFGAVKNWVDLQNKYDAYYFVADLHALTTAYDQDVSIKENTYEVVADLIAAGINPNEATLFVQSYLPEHAELHLILSMITPLPWLERVPTYKSKIEELKGRDLNTYGFLGYPVLMAGDILMYMADAVPVGKDQAPHLELTREIARRFNFLYKTNFFQEPADLYTDVPVLPGTDGRKMSKSYGNAIFFADDEDTIVKKIKTMFTDPQRLRRTDAGNPDLCGVYAFHKIFGQGAKVELGCKTATIGCVDCKKELLDALIAFMKPIREKRQALIADKAELDKIIFAGNEKARKVASKTLDDIKKIIKIN, encoded by the coding sequence ATGAAAAAGAGATTATTAAGTGGCATTCAATCTACAGGGAAGATTCATTTAGGAAATTACTTTGGAGCAGTGAAAAATTGGGTAGATTTGCAAAATAAGTATGATGCTTATTATTTTGTGGCAGATTTACATGCACTAACTACTGCTTATGATCAAGATGTAAGTATAAAAGAAAATACCTATGAAGTTGTAGCAGACCTTATAGCAGCTGGAATTAATCCAAATGAAGCAACGTTGTTTGTCCAGTCATATTTGCCAGAACATGCCGAACTTCATTTGATTTTGTCTATGATTACTCCTTTGCCTTGGTTGGAAAGAGTTCCTACTTATAAGAGCAAAATTGAGGAACTTAAGGGTAGAGATCTGAACACTTATGGGTTTTTGGGGTATCCAGTTTTAATGGCAGGGGATATCTTAATGTATATGGCTGATGCTGTCCCAGTTGGAAAGGATCAAGCACCCCATCTCGAACTTACTAGAGAGATTGCCAGAAGATTTAATTTCCTGTATAAAACTAATTTTTTTCAAGAACCAGCAGACTTATATACGGACGTTCCTGTCTTGCCTGGCACGGATGGACGAAAGATGAGTAAGAGCTATGGTAATGCGATCTTTTTTGCAGATGATGAAGATACTATTGTAAAAAAAATTAAAACAATGTTTACGGATCCACAAAGACTTCGCAGGACAGATGCAGGGAATCCGGATTTATGTGGAGTTTATGCTTTTCACAAAATTTTTGGTCAGGGCGCCAAGGTTGAGCTTGGATGTAAAACGGCAACTATCGGATGCGTTGACTGTAAAAAAGAGCTTCTGGATGCGCTGATTGCCTTCATGAAGCCAATCAGAGAAAAGAGACAAGCCTTAATAGCCGATAAAGCAGAACTTGATAAAATTATTTTTGCTGGCAACGAGAAAGCACGAAAAGTAGCCTCCAAAACATTAGATGATATTAAGAAAATCATCAAGATTAACTAA
- a CDS encoding pseudouridine synthase: MTEVRLQKFMAECGIASRRKCEEYITSGLVKVNGKKVTELGVKVDPKKDKIVYLNSQVRVDLKKYLILNKPKDYITTRNDPKYRKTVYDLLPKEYESLHAVGRLDRQSTGLLLLTNDGELTNALIHPKSKIAKIYRVTIDKPLNVKAHEELETGLLLEGKITMPAKCFVLDNEGVILEIHLKEGRNRQIRKMFEQLGYEVTRLKRIEIGPIKLGKLNLGAYRELTSIEVSKLKLLK; encoded by the coding sequence ATGACCGAAGTACGACTTCAGAAATTTATGGCAGAATGTGGTATAGCTTCCAGACGGAAATGTGAAGAATATATTACTAGTGGGCTGGTGAAGGTCAACGGGAAAAAGGTTACTGAGCTTGGGGTAAAAGTGGATCCTAAGAAAGATAAAATTGTTTACTTAAATTCTCAAGTTAGGGTAGATTTAAAGAAATATTTGATTTTGAATAAGCCAAAAGATTACATTACAACTAGAAATGATCCTAAATATCGAAAAACAGTATATGATTTATTGCCAAAAGAATACGAGTCACTTCATGCTGTTGGGAGGCTTGACCGTCAAAGCACAGGTTTGTTGCTTTTAACAAATGACGGGGAGTTAACAAATGCTTTGATTCACCCAAAAAGTAAAATAGCTAAAATATACAGAGTAACTATAGATAAGCCGTTGAATGTTAAAGCTCATGAAGAACTAGAAACAGGCTTATTACTCGAAGGAAAAATCACTATGCCTGCTAAGTGTTTTGTTTTAGATAATGAAGGCGTGATTTTAGAGATACATTTAAAAGAAGGGCGAAACAGACAAATCAGAAAAATGTTTGAGCAATTGGGCTATGAGGTCACAAGACTCAAAAGAATTGAAATAGGTCCAATTAAATTAGGCAAATTAAACTTAGGTGCATATCGAGAGCTTACCTCCATAGAAGTTAGTAAACTAAAGTTATTAAAGTAA
- a CDS encoding radical SAM protein yields MKDNHMTNQQINKSTNPHFPNHKYTFGPVVSRRLGLSLGIDLVPRKKCNLDCLYCEVCPTDKLNEDRIEYVDTQALIKEIKETKSAIDYLTLTGSGEPTLHVELDKMISSLKKEFTYPIVMLTNSLLLRKEKVRNELLGLDLIVPSLDAVSQSVFKKINRPVEDVFASDVVNGLIEFRKIFSGKMWLEVLFVKGINDSDSEIKLLAAAISKIKPDRVQLNTVARPPAYGGIEPLSFDELKKISEQLNFKNVDIIGAHPSSNSGAELTQKAVVEYLRRRPAVFEELLMAFSVEATALRNFLFELETKREILKEVHAGMVFFKVNY; encoded by the coding sequence GTGAAAGACAACCATATGACAAATCAACAAATCAATAAATCAACAAATCCACATTTTCCAAATCATAAATATACTTTTGGTCCTGTTGTTTCAAGAAGGTTAGGGCTTTCTTTAGGTATTGATTTGGTCCCAAGGAAGAAGTGCAATCTTGATTGTCTTTATTGTGAGGTTTGCCCTACTGATAAGTTAAATGAAGATAGAATAGAGTATGTTGATACACAAGCGTTGATAAAAGAAATCAAAGAAACGAAATCCGCTATTGATTACCTTACTTTAACTGGCTCGGGTGAACCAACTTTACATGTTGAGTTAGATAAAATGATCTCTTCTTTGAAAAAAGAATTCACTTATCCAATAGTAATGCTTACTAATTCTTTATTATTAAGGAAGGAAAAGGTTAGAAACGAGCTCTTGGGTTTAGATTTAATAGTTCCTTCTTTAGATGCAGTCTCTCAGTCAGTTTTTAAGAAAATAAATAGACCAGTAGAAGATGTGTTCGCTTCGGATGTGGTAAATGGGCTAATTGAGTTTAGAAAGATTTTTTCAGGCAAGATGTGGCTCGAGGTGCTTTTTGTGAAAGGTATAAATGATAGTGACAGTGAAATTAAATTATTAGCTGCTGCTATTTCTAAAATTAAACCAGATAGAGTGCAATTAAATACTGTAGCCAGACCACCAGCATATGGAGGGATTGAACCTTTATCTTTTGATGAACTAAAAAAGATAAGTGAACAGTTAAATTTTAAAAATGTTGATATTATAGGTGCTCACCCATCCAGTAATTCTGGTGCTGAGCTGACTCAAAAAGCAGTTGTTGAATATCTTAGAAGAAGGCCCGCTGTTTTTGAAGAATTACTAATGGCTTTTTCTGTTGAAGCAACTGCCTTGCGTAATTTTTTGTTTGAGCTAGAGACTAAAAGAGAAATATTAAAAGAAGTTCATGCTGGGATGGTGTTTTTCAAGGTAAATTATTGA
- the rpmB gene encoding 50S ribosomal protein L28 has protein sequence MAKKCEVCGKGPMSGNNVSHSKRRTRRRFLPNLQIKIIGNKKVQVCTSCIRTAAKSS, from the coding sequence ATGGCTAAAAAATGTGAAGTTTGCGGAAAAGGACCAATGTCAGGAAACAATGTTTCTCACTCGAAGAGAAGAACAAGAAGACGTTTTCTGCCTAACCTACAGATAAAAATAATTGGTAACAAGAAAGTGCAAGTATGCACTTCTTGTATTAGAACAGCAGCTAAGAGTAGCTAA
- a CDS encoding TetR/AcrR family transcriptional regulator, producing MPKIVNKQEKRSRLVQAAIPVFAKYTFREAKMNDVAISADVGKGTLYEYFESKDELFLEIFKMWFSTLEAQIHDVVNAIDDPGKQLITFYEQYFATIEKYSDTYYIYFDFWTELVRNPKISSQEIKDVYQSLRSLVAGILEDGVSLGIFKKLDPQVKSIQLLSIVDGLLLQWLMDRESFSLKEVGIDSVNVFLESLML from the coding sequence TTGCCGAAGATAGTTAATAAACAGGAAAAACGTTCACGTCTAGTTCAAGCTGCGATTCCAGTTTTTGCGAAATATACGTTTAGAGAAGCAAAAATGAACGATGTCGCTATTTCCGCTGATGTTGGCAAAGGAACTCTTTATGAATATTTCGAGAGTAAAGATGAATTATTTTTAGAGATATTCAAAATGTGGTTTTCCACGTTAGAAGCGCAAATCCATGATGTAGTTAATGCTATTGATGATCCAGGAAAACAACTTATAACTTTTTATGAACAATACTTTGCAACGATAGAGAAATATTCTGATACTTATTATATCTATTTTGATTTTTGGACGGAGTTAGTCCGTAATCCTAAAATTAGTTCTCAGGAAATTAAAGATGTCTATCAATCTTTGCGTAGTTTAGTTGCAGGAATACTTGAGGATGGAGTCAGTTTGGGTATTTTTAAGAAACTTGATCCACAAGTTAAGAGTATTCAGTTGTTATCAATTGTCGATGGCCTTTTGTTGCAATGGCTGATGGATAGAGAATCCTTTTCTTTGAAAGAGGTAGGAATAGATTCCGTTAATGTTTTTCTTGAATCCTTAATGCTTTAA
- a CDS encoding EscU/YscU/HrcU family type III secretion system export apparatus switch protein, which translates to MENKEERKPLKVAAAIKYDPEKNVAPIILAKGKGSIAEEIIRIAEENDVPLYQDAALAKLLGTLELETEIPPEMYSVVAEVLAFVYKLEQKRKGKSKFDAVKTNSVKKDSK; encoded by the coding sequence GTGGAAAATAAAGAAGAGAGAAAACCATTAAAAGTTGCTGCAGCTATTAAATATGACCCTGAAAAAAATGTAGCCCCGATTATTTTAGCAAAAGGTAAGGGGAGTATTGCTGAGGAGATTATTAGGATAGCAGAAGAAAATGATGTGCCTCTTTATCAGGACGCTGCGTTGGCTAAATTATTAGGAACTTTGGAGCTGGAAACAGAAATACCTCCAGAAATGTATTCTGTTGTAGCAGAGGTCTTAGCCTTTGTTTACAAGTTAGAACAAAAAAGAAAAGGAAAAAGTAAGTTTGATGCTGTTAAGACAAACAGTGTAAAGAAGGATAGCAAATGA
- a CDS encoding flagellar basal body rod C-terminal domain-containing protein — translation MKKIIVIFVFLLTVIVADSTINNASQALSVSELQQGVLMENAINIKTPGYRTIKIVAYNDEKTGKKVVKRTNVFSSGPLVITNRPFDLSIEGSGFFVLSDGRGGVFLTRDGRFQVNSSMQMVSLSGGLFVLDESDSPIGLSGSTAIQVDSKGYVYGSDGNVITRLKIVNVIGVDKLRSVNNVMFYVDVIDEGQLFIPEDFVIRQGSYESSNVDYNKLMVELADKTLYTANTQMIQTRLKMLDSLNGLVNQN, via the coding sequence ATGAAGAAAATAATTGTTATTTTTGTTTTTCTATTAACTGTAATAGTTGCTGATTCAACTATAAATAATGCTTCTCAGGCATTATCTGTTTCTGAGTTGCAACAAGGAGTGTTAATGGAAAATGCTATTAACATTAAAACTCCTGGCTATCGTACAATTAAGATTGTTGCATACAATGATGAAAAAACAGGCAAGAAAGTCGTAAAACGTACAAATGTTTTTAGCTCAGGACCATTAGTAATTACAAATCGTCCTTTTGATTTATCAATTGAGGGAAGTGGGTTTTTTGTTTTATCAGACGGAAGGGGTGGGGTGTTTCTTACTCGTGATGGACGGTTTCAGGTTAATTCCAGTATGCAGATGGTTTCGTTGTCCGGAGGTTTGTTTGTTTTAGATGAAAGCGATTCTCCTATTGGTTTGTCTGGTAGCACAGCGATACAAGTGGATAGTAAAGGTTACGTGTACGGTTCTGATGGCAATGTAATAACTAGATTGAAAATAGTTAATGTTATTGGTGTTGATAAATTACGCTCTGTTAATAACGTAATGTTTTATGTCGATGTTATTGATGAGGGACAATTATTTATTCCTGAAGATTTTGTTATCAGGCAAGGCTCTTACGAGTCCTCTAATGTAGACTATAATAAATTAATGGTAGAGTTGGCTGACAAAACCTTATACACAGCTAATACACAAATGATACAGACTAGATTAAAAATGTTAGACTCTTTGAATGGGTTGGTAAATCAAAACTAA
- a CDS encoding AtpZ/AtpI family protein, translating into MEIKKDKLSEEKDIKTKANKDAVSLGRSLTLVYQIGFTIILSLLFFLFVGKKLDEWLGTPGIFMIIGIIFGVVGGGYVVYKEIERI; encoded by the coding sequence ATGGAAATAAAAAAAGATAAATTATCAGAAGAAAAGGATATTAAGACTAAGGCTAATAAGGATGCAGTTAGTTTGGGACGTTCTTTGACCTTGGTTTATCAAATAGGTTTTACAATAATTTTGTCTTTATTATTTTTCTTGTTTGTTGGTAAAAAGCTGGATGAGTGGCTAGGAACGCCTGGCATATTTATGATAATTGGGATTATTTTTGGTGTTGTTGGTGGTGGTTACGTCGTGTATAAGGAAATAGAAAGAATATGA
- a CDS encoding ATP synthase subunit I: MMVTLKNQAIITERVGFLVYSLLILLVFFLKRDWVLSAIVGALTAIINFRIQVKGLESLAEKGNAFVVTGNFYLRMAIIGAVLFLSFSKPNFNPFVVFTFMFSFQFFVIIVGAFSNK, translated from the coding sequence ATGATGGTAACTTTAAAAAATCAGGCAATTATTACCGAAAGAGTGGGTTTTTTAGTTTATTCTTTATTAATATTGCTAGTATTTTTTTTGAAAAGGGACTGGGTGCTTAGCGCTATTGTCGGAGCATTGACAGCAATAATTAATTTTCGTATTCAGGTAAAAGGTCTGGAGTCTTTAGCGGAAAAAGGTAATGCTTTTGTTGTAACAGGTAACTTTTATTTAAGAATGGCTATCATTGGTGCAGTGTTATTCCTGTCTTTCAGTAAACCAAACTTTAACCCTTTTGTGGTTTTTACTTTTATGTTTAGTTTTCAGTTTTTTGTAATCATAGTAGGCGCTTTCAGTAACAAATAA
- the fliE gene encoding flagellar hook-basal body complex protein FliE, whose protein sequence is MEDIAIKSNYSIGTISSLSDNKIGQDSAFSNMLKNNIQETNNLLNTADQYQYDFTVLRNRELHEVMIATEEANMALKFTMQVRNKVIEAYQELLRIQV, encoded by the coding sequence ATGGAAGACATAGCAATTAAAAGTAATTATTCGATTGGGACTATTTCCTCTTTGTCAGATAATAAGATTGGTCAAGATAGTGCTTTTTCTAATATGCTTAAAAATAATATACAGGAGACGAATAACCTTTTGAATACAGCTGACCAATATCAATATGATTTTACTGTTCTTAGAAATAGAGAGTTGCATGAAGTTATGATAGCCACAGAAGAAGCTAATATGGCACTTAAATTTACAATGCAAGTGCGTAATAAAGTTATTGAAGCCTATCAGGAACTATTAAGAATACAAGTATAA
- a CDS encoding TldD/PmbA family protein, with amino-acid sequence MQDLDKELLSNILDILISKNGDYSDIYYQDEDLFTFTIENNKVKSLKVGSERGLNLRYIKGDKTFSSSSSDFSPEVLKQIAVQIPVSMGNNIITSKKIVLPSDIINQENISFSRRESLINKFLACSESLKARSEKIVQSTFRYLTSVSDILLVNSKNEVVFDRRKYSRFIVQIVAQDGNIIQTAYEGPGITGNDDVMDVVGLEEITEKVAERAIMMLTAKPAPTGRMPVVMMGEAGGTMVHEACGHSLEADFIYKGTSNLKDKIGQKVASENVTVIDDATVPGVYGSYEYDDEGVPAKRSVLIENGVLKSYMTDRLSAGLLGLELSGNGRRESFRSKPVPRMSNTFIEDRNMLAEEIVDTVDQGLLVKKMGGGQVNITNGDFVFEISEGYLIEKGKVKHPIRGASLIGNGIEVLKNIEMVGKDKMFMPGVCGKYDHVPVSDAQPTMRIAGLTIGGS; translated from the coding sequence GTGCAGGACTTAGACAAGGAACTTCTAAGTAACATTCTAGACATTTTAATTTCCAAAAATGGAGACTATTCAGACATATATTATCAAGATGAGGATCTTTTTACTTTTACTATAGAAAATAATAAGGTGAAATCACTTAAAGTCGGGTCAGAAAGAGGCTTGAACCTTAGATATATTAAGGGAGATAAAACCTTTAGTTCTAGTTCCAGCGACTTTAGCCCTGAGGTTTTGAAACAAATTGCTGTTCAAATTCCAGTTAGCATGGGGAACAATATCATTACTTCCAAGAAAATAGTTTTACCGTCAGATATTATAAATCAAGAAAATATTTCCTTTAGTAGACGAGAGAGTCTAATAAATAAATTTTTGGCTTGCAGTGAGTCTTTGAAAGCTCGTTCAGAGAAAATAGTTCAATCAACCTTTCGATACTTAACATCAGTTAGCGATATTCTCTTAGTTAATTCTAAAAACGAGGTAGTGTTTGATAGAAGAAAGTATTCTCGTTTTATTGTTCAAATAGTAGCTCAGGATGGAAATATTATTCAGACAGCTTACGAAGGGCCAGGGATAACAGGCAATGACGATGTAATGGACGTCGTGGGTTTAGAGGAGATTACTGAAAAAGTAGCTGAACGTGCCATTATGATGTTAACGGCAAAGCCAGCGCCCACAGGAAGAATGCCAGTAGTAATGATGGGTGAAGCCGGTGGAACGATGGTACACGAGGCTTGCGGTCATTCCTTAGAAGCTGATTTTATTTATAAGGGCACTTCAAATTTGAAGGATAAAATAGGTCAAAAAGTTGCCTCAGAAAATGTTACTGTGATTGATGATGCGACAGTTCCAGGAGTATATGGTTCTTATGAGTATGATGACGAGGGTGTGCCTGCTAAGCGTAGTGTGTTAATTGAGAATGGTGTCTTGAAGTCTTATATGACAGACAGGCTTAGTGCAGGGCTTTTGGGGTTAGAACTGTCAGGTAATGGAAGAAGAGAATCCTTTAGGAGTAAGCCAGTTCCAAGAATGAGTAATACTTTTATTGAAGATAGAAATATGTTGGCAGAGGAGATTGTTGATACAGTTGACCAAGGTTTGCTTGTCAAAAAGATGGGTGGCGGTCAGGTTAATATTACTAATGGTGACTTTGTTTTTGAAATTAGTGAAGGTTATTTGATTGAAAAAGGTAAAGTCAAGCATCCAATTAGAGGTGCAAGTTTGATAGGAAATGGGATTGAAGTCCTTAAGAATATTGAGATGGTTGGAAAAGATAAGATGTTTATGCCTGGTGTCTGTGGGAAGTATGATCATGTTCCTGTGTCAGATGCTCAGCCAACGATGAGGATTGCTGGGTTAACAATAGGAGGGAGCTAA